One window from the genome of Echinicola vietnamensis DSM 17526 encodes:
- the tnpA gene encoding IS66 family insertion sequence element accessory protein TnpA codes for MNLQAEMATLVEEFKTTDLTQKSFSEQKGIGFHKFNYWYRKLRDEQPAGTTGFLPVRTQGSSVPAEAMEVVYPNGVKLRVPARDLSLLSGLIRLY; via the coding sequence ATGAATCTACAAGCAGAAATGGCCACCCTGGTCGAAGAGTTTAAAACCACCGATTTAACGCAAAAATCCTTCAGTGAGCAAAAAGGGATCGGCTTCCATAAATTCAATTATTGGTACCGAAAACTGAGGGATGAACAGCCAGCGGGAACCACCGGCTTTCTACCGGTCCGTACACAGGGCAGCAGTGTTCCTGCAGAGGCGATGGAAGTGGTCTACCCGAACGGGGTAAAGCTGCGTGTGCCGGCCAGGGACCTATCGCTGTTGTCGGGCCTGATCAGACTGTACTGA
- the tnpB gene encoding IS66 family insertion sequence element accessory protein TnpB (TnpB, as the term is used for proteins encoded by IS66 family insertion elements, is considered an accessory protein, since TnpC, encoded by a neighboring gene, is a DDE family transposase.), with product MFSLGSQHQYFLYRSPVDMRKGFNGLYGMVINELDRDPVSGEVFVFVNRHRNLIKLLHWEKGGFVVYYKRLEKGTFLLPEDRGDGVLEWPELVLMVEGIQVDGYRQRPRYIPG from the coding sequence ATGTTTTCTCTGGGCTCCCAGCACCAATATTTCCTGTACCGTTCCCCGGTTGACATGCGCAAAGGGTTCAACGGGCTTTACGGGATGGTCATCAATGAACTGGACCGGGACCCTGTTTCCGGGGAAGTGTTCGTCTTTGTCAACCGCCACCGCAACCTGATCAAACTCCTGCACTGGGAGAAGGGCGGTTTCGTGGTCTATTACAAACGATTGGAAAAAGGCACCTTCCTGCTCCCGGAGGACAGAGGTGACGGCGTGCTGGAATGGCCCGAACTGGTGCTGATGGTCGAGGGCATCCAGGTGGACGGCTACCGGCAGCGTCCCCGGTATATCCCCGGTTGA
- the tnpC gene encoding IS66 family transposase — translation MSKPLDQLTKAELLALLQKSEQQVADRERVIAEKERILAEKEAYEKQLLALIEKFKRMAFAQKRERFEGNKDQLDLLFEPTQEQEQQQQEGFSRKVEYIRKKRPAHTGRQPLPDHLPVEEIEIHPEGDLSGMECIGKEVTEELDYIPAQYIRRRYIRYKYAPKDRYSSAGVKIGLLPERAIPKGIPGYGLLTDILTRKYLEHMPLYRQAQRFKREKIPIAPTTLEGWVKQGLEKLEPLYDSLVADTKAMGYLMVDESTIRVLDSDKKGACHTGYYWVYHNPLENTVLFDYQPTRSKGGPSAILENFQGYLQSDGYAVYEHYAANKEITHLACWAHARRKYFETLVENKKLASEALGFIGKLYDVEKKAKKLNLSAEDRKKLRLDEALPVINKMSEWIKKQLPKALPKSGLRKALFYSANRWAELSNYLYDGELEIDNNLVEREIRSMVVGRKNYLFAGSHKAAQRTAMIYSFFGICKLHDVNPQQCLEHALRNIMTINHKNIRDLYPQNFNFTTRV, via the coding sequence ATGTCAAAGCCACTCGACCAGTTGACCAAAGCCGAACTGCTTGCCCTGCTGCAAAAGTCAGAGCAACAGGTGGCCGACCGTGAGCGGGTGATAGCCGAGAAGGAACGTATCCTGGCCGAGAAAGAAGCTTATGAGAAGCAGTTGTTGGCCCTGATCGAGAAGTTCAAGCGCATGGCCTTTGCCCAGAAGCGGGAACGCTTCGAGGGGAACAAGGACCAGCTGGACCTGCTCTTTGAACCTACCCAAGAACAAGAACAGCAACAACAGGAAGGGTTTTCCCGCAAAGTAGAATACATCCGTAAGAAACGCCCCGCCCATACGGGCAGACAGCCCTTGCCCGACCACCTTCCCGTAGAAGAGATCGAGATCCATCCGGAAGGGGACCTTTCCGGAATGGAGTGCATCGGCAAGGAAGTGACCGAAGAACTCGACTATATCCCTGCCCAATATATCCGCAGAAGGTACATCCGTTACAAGTATGCACCAAAGGACAGGTACAGCAGTGCCGGGGTAAAGATCGGCCTGTTGCCGGAAAGGGCCATCCCAAAGGGCATCCCGGGTTATGGGCTGCTCACCGACATCCTTACAAGGAAATACCTGGAACATATGCCGCTGTACCGGCAGGCACAGCGGTTCAAACGGGAAAAGATCCCCATAGCGCCCACCACACTTGAGGGATGGGTGAAACAGGGCCTGGAAAAACTAGAGCCCCTGTACGACAGCCTGGTGGCCGACACCAAGGCCATGGGCTATCTTATGGTGGACGAAAGTACCATCCGGGTATTGGACAGCGACAAGAAGGGCGCCTGCCACACGGGCTACTATTGGGTATACCATAACCCATTGGAAAACACCGTACTCTTTGATTACCAGCCTACCCGGAGCAAGGGAGGCCCCAGTGCCATACTGGAAAACTTTCAGGGCTACCTGCAGAGTGATGGCTATGCGGTGTACGAACACTATGCGGCCAATAAGGAGATCACCCACCTGGCCTGCTGGGCGCATGCGCGAAGAAAATACTTTGAAACCCTGGTGGAGAACAAGAAGCTGGCTTCCGAAGCCCTGGGCTTTATCGGCAAGCTCTACGATGTGGAAAAAAAGGCCAAGAAACTGAACCTCTCTGCCGAAGACCGTAAAAAGCTCCGTTTGGACGAGGCCTTGCCGGTGATCAACAAAATGTCCGAGTGGATCAAGAAGCAGCTGCCCAAGGCCCTGCCCAAAAGTGGGCTGAGAAAAGCCCTGTTCTACTCGGCCAATAGATGGGCCGAACTGTCCAATTACCTGTATGACGGGGAACTGGAAATCGACAACAACCTGGTGGAACGGGAAATCAGGTCCATGGTGGTCGGCCGGAAGAACTACCTGTTTGCCGGTTCCCATAAAGCGGCCCAAAGGACGGCCATGATCTATTCCTTCTTTGGGATATGCAAGCTACATGACGTGAATCCCCAGCAGTGCCTCGAACATGCACTGAGAAATATCATGACCATCAACCATAAAAACATCAGGGATCTATACCCGCAAAACTTCAACTTCACAACACGGGTTTAA
- a CDS encoding DUF6922 domain-containing protein, producing MKPIKSNTTYPNLPQRLFWDFDFDKLDWDKSYRTVIERVIERGTKTEWTEMTRYYGKNLIKSTLKNEINYLPKYAIDLVEQNFGLKRTQLKCYKKTQSRHQHWL from the coding sequence ATGAAACCCATAAAATCAAATACAACATATCCAAACCTACCACAAAGGTTATTCTGGGATTTCGATTTCGATAAACTGGATTGGGACAAAAGCTATAGGACAGTCATTGAAAGGGTAATTGAGCGGGGTACTAAAACTGAATGGACTGAAATGACCAGGTATTATGGTAAAAACTTAATTAAGTCAACTTTAAAGAACGAGATCAATTATCTTCCTAAATATGCCATTGACTTGGTTGAACAAAATTTTGGATTAAAAAGAACCCAACTTAAATGCTACAAAAAGACACAGTCTCGGCATCAACATTGGCTTTGA
- a CDS encoding Fic family protein translates to MKTEKQYHAISSILNRHKEGASIDEIKKELEFDLAIRTLQRRLSKMKELGMIITSGESRATRYHLTPTPLATENKKGGTLTTSTELIQFSTDSKEILSIVSLPENKRTPVGYNRRFLETYRPNKDSYLSTEEKEKLHSIGKTGKDNYPAGTYAREILNRLLIDLSWNSSRLEGNTYSLLDTERLIHEGKAPENKSAMETQMILNHKDAIEFIVHSDGYIGFNRYTILNLHALLSNNLLPDPAASGRLRKFGVGIGRSVFTPLAVPQLIDEMFDMILSKASQIEDPFEQAFFALVHFPYLQAFDDVNKCVSRLSANIPLNEHNLAPISFIDVPEDLYISGMLGVYELNRVELLKEVFIWAYERSSLRYSAIRQSLGEPDSFRLKYREPLLKVISEIIDKSMDRDKANEFIRQKAKELPEMDQNNFIDTVEAELLGLHEGNFARYRIRPQAFLEWQKQWKQR, encoded by the coding sequence GTGAAAACCGAAAAACAATATCATGCCATTTCTTCCATCCTAAACAGGCATAAGGAGGGTGCTTCAATTGATGAAATCAAAAAAGAGCTGGAGTTCGATCTGGCGATAAGAACCCTACAGAGAAGGTTGTCCAAAATGAAAGAACTCGGCATGATCATTACTTCGGGGGAATCGAGAGCTACCCGATATCACCTTACCCCAACACCCTTGGCAACTGAAAACAAAAAGGGGGGTACACTCACCACTTCAACTGAATTAATCCAATTTTCAACTGACTCCAAGGAAATTCTTTCCATTGTTTCTTTGCCTGAAAACAAAAGAACCCCAGTAGGGTATAACCGAAGATTTTTGGAAACTTATCGACCAAATAAGGATAGCTACTTGAGCACCGAAGAAAAAGAAAAATTGCATAGCATCGGAAAAACAGGAAAAGACAACTATCCTGCAGGAACCTATGCAAGGGAAATACTAAACCGGCTCCTCATCGACTTATCATGGAACTCCAGTAGATTGGAGGGAAATACCTATTCCCTATTGGATACAGAGAGATTGATTCATGAGGGCAAAGCCCCAGAAAACAAATCAGCGATGGAGACCCAAATGATCCTCAACCATAAAGATGCAATAGAATTCATTGTCCATTCAGATGGATATATCGGTTTCAACCGGTACACGATTTTGAACCTTCATGCCTTGCTGTCCAACAACCTCCTTCCTGATCCTGCTGCCTCAGGCAGGCTAAGGAAATTTGGAGTAGGTATAGGGAGGTCTGTATTTACTCCCTTGGCTGTACCACAACTCATTGATGAAATGTTTGATATGATTTTGAGCAAAGCGAGCCAAATTGAAGACCCATTTGAACAGGCCTTTTTTGCCTTGGTCCACTTCCCCTATCTTCAGGCATTTGACGATGTCAACAAATGCGTTTCACGGCTTTCTGCCAATATCCCATTAAACGAACACAACTTGGCGCCTATATCATTCATTGATGTACCCGAAGATTTATATATCAGCGGCATGTTGGGAGTATATGAACTCAACAGGGTTGAGCTACTCAAAGAAGTGTTCATATGGGCTTATGAAAGATCTTCCCTTAGGTACTCCGCCATCCGCCAGTCACTGGGAGAACCCGACTCATTTAGATTAAAATACAGAGAACCGTTACTTAAGGTCATATCCGAAATCATCGATAAAAGTATGGATCGTGACAAAGCCAATGAATTCATCAGGCAAAAAGCTAAAGAACTTCCGGAAATGGACCAAAACAATTTCATTGATACAGTAGAAGCTGAACTTCTGGGACTTCATGAAGGGAACTTTGCCAGATACCGGATCAGGCCGCAAGCCTTTTTGGAGTGGCAAAAACAATGGAAGCAAAGATAG
- the hmpA gene encoding NO-inducible flavohemoprotein — protein MASKSTIEIVKSTAPVLKEYGEQITKVFYKKLFETHPDLRNLFNMTNQVKGTQPKVLANAIIQYATYIETPEVLLQAVNSIAHKHSSLSITPEMYPIVGETLLWAIKEVLGDAATPDIIGAWAEAYGELAEIFIAKEDSIYREQKSRMNGYNGQKEFKVVRKIEENKHITSFYLNTTDGSGLPEFTPGQYISLTLSIPGTDHLHTRNYSLSDYGNKEALRISVKRESGKYKGLVSNYLHDQVGEGDILSLGMPSGEFYLNSNKGPLVFLAAGVGITPLISMYKSLKGSEREIVFVQCAKNSESHAFRNEIESQKTDNVTSVVIYEEPLSNDIFDFKGYLTSKVLNDILPSSPSDVYMCGPKSFMAYALDLLKEHEGKISDVHFEFFGPKEELETQINNLPVN, from the coding sequence ATGGCAAGTAAATCCACCATTGAAATTGTAAAGTCCACGGCGCCCGTATTAAAGGAGTATGGGGAACAAATAACGAAAGTGTTCTACAAAAAACTGTTTGAGACACACCCTGATTTACGAAACCTTTTCAATATGACCAATCAGGTAAAGGGCACACAGCCAAAAGTATTGGCAAATGCAATTATTCAATATGCAACTTATATTGAAACACCTGAGGTTTTGCTGCAGGCCGTTAACTCGATAGCACATAAGCACAGCTCCCTATCGATTACCCCGGAAATGTACCCAATAGTGGGAGAGACGTTGCTTTGGGCCATCAAGGAAGTCTTGGGTGATGCGGCAACTCCTGATATAATAGGAGCTTGGGCAGAAGCATATGGTGAACTGGCCGAAATATTTATTGCCAAGGAGGACTCAATATACAGGGAGCAGAAAAGCAGGATGAACGGTTATAATGGGCAAAAGGAATTTAAGGTGGTAAGAAAAATCGAAGAAAATAAACACATTACCTCATTTTACCTAAATACAACCGATGGTTCGGGACTCCCAGAGTTTACACCGGGCCAATATATATCCTTGACGCTTTCTATTCCAGGAACGGATCATCTGCATACACGTAATTATAGCCTGTCAGATTATGGGAATAAAGAAGCATTACGGATTAGCGTAAAAAGAGAGTCCGGGAAATATAAGGGACTTGTTTCAAACTATCTTCATGATCAAGTGGGTGAGGGGGATATATTATCCTTGGGTATGCCTTCTGGTGAATTTTATCTAAATAGCAATAAAGGCCCGTTGGTCTTCTTGGCAGCAGGTGTTGGGATCACACCCTTGATCAGTATGTATAAATCACTGAAGGGTTCTGAAAGAGAAATTGTCTTTGTCCAATGTGCAAAAAATTCGGAATCACATGCCTTCAGAAATGAAATAGAAAGTCAAAAAACAGACAATGTTACTTCCGTGGTTATTTATGAAGAACCCTTGTCAAACGATATATTTGACTTTAAGGGATACCTTACATCTAAAGTATTGAACGATATCCTTCCATCTTCCCCATCGGATGTTTACATGTGCGGGCCAAAATCCTTTATGGCGTATGCACTTGATTTGTTGAAAGAGCATGAAGGTAAAATATCAGATGTTCATTTTGAGTTTTTTGGGCCTAAGGAGGAGTTGGAAACCCAAATCAACAATTTGCCAGTAAATTGA
- a CDS encoding RrF2 family transcriptional regulator: protein MFSKACEYAIRAVLFVAAQSQMGNRTSLKEISKEIGSPEAFTAKILQQLSKNNILKGIKGPYGGFEVGESEMNNIRLIDIVHIMDGDSLFKGCALGLENCNNEKPCPLHTEFMEIRNQIHQLLENTTLRNLSDEIVNGLTFLKR from the coding sequence ATGTTTTCCAAAGCCTGTGAATACGCAATTAGAGCAGTTTTGTTTGTCGCTGCCCAATCCCAAATGGGTAACAGAACATCCCTCAAGGAGATATCCAAGGAAATAGGCTCACCAGAGGCCTTTACCGCTAAAATATTACAGCAACTGTCCAAAAATAATATTTTGAAGGGTATCAAAGGGCCATATGGAGGCTTTGAAGTAGGGGAAAGTGAAATGAATAATATTAGATTAATTGATATTGTCCATATCATGGATGGAGATAGCTTATTTAAAGGATGTGCTTTAGGACTAGAGAATTGCAACAATGAAAAGCCATGCCCTCTCCATACTGAGTTCATGGAAATACGTAACCAAATTCACCAACTGCTGGAAAATACAACTTTAAGAAATTTATCGGACGAAATAGTCAATGGATTAACCTTTTTGAAGAGGTGA
- a CDS encoding SDR family NAD(P)-dependent oxidoreductase, which translates to MIADNHIDFLVDNAGYSIVGAAEEFKDEDILHQIDTNLISSIRTIRAFLPYFRHQGGGRIVQVSSEGGQVTYPGFSVYHASKWGIEGFIESVAQEVAPFNISFAIAEPGPTSTQFAANAKTASLMQEYAETPADVVREKIKNADFDELDTPEYVAQRIIEMVNSEDLPNRFAIGKVAYHNLEQTLENRLNTVKQLGY; encoded by the coding sequence ATGATTGCGGATAATCATATTGATTTTTTGGTTGACAATGCAGGATATAGCATAGTAGGTGCAGCCGAAGAATTTAAGGATGAAGATATCTTACATCAAATCGACACTAATCTTATCTCTTCAATACGGACCATTAGGGCATTTCTACCTTATTTCCGCCATCAAGGAGGAGGGCGTATTGTGCAGGTTTCATCCGAAGGAGGTCAAGTGACCTATCCTGGTTTTAGTGTATATCATGCATCAAAATGGGGAATTGAGGGTTTTATTGAATCAGTTGCACAAGAAGTGGCTCCTTTTAATATTTCTTTTGCTATTGCTGAACCAGGCCCTACAAGCACACAGTTCGCTGCAAATGCCAAAACTGCTAGCTTGATGCAAGAATATGCAGAAACCCCAGCGGATGTGGTTCGGGAAAAAATAAAAAATGCTGATTTCGACGAGTTGGACACACCGGAATATGTAGCACAGCGCATCATTGAAATGGTAAACTCAGAAGATTTACCTAATAGATTTGCCATTGGAAAAGTAGCCTATCACAATCTGGAGCAAACACTGGAAAATCGTTTGAACACAGTTAAACAACTGGGTTATTAG
- a CDS encoding IS1595 family transposase, translated as MNIINFINRFPDESSCIEFVRQKRSQAGIVCKRCNCTRHYWLANKKAFQCTSCSFRTSIRSGTVMENSNLPIRTWLLAMTFITATKKGFSASELQRQLGMKRYEPVFRMYHKLRKVMGKRDDLYSLEDMVEYDEAFVGKATKKPHKLKRGRGSQKRSTVAVMAESTVLEDLETGKSDKSCRYFKMKKIKNLEAKTAQRLVKEFIDPNSVLQTDMNTTFSDLSNCIDVHVKEISGTEKGHFNLKRAHIAISNLKKHLQTYHMISERMMQNYLDEFCYKLNRRYFGQNLFDRLIIAAIYPYWHDCG; from the coding sequence ATGAATATCATCAACTTCATCAATCGGTTTCCTGACGAATCTTCCTGTATCGAGTTTGTAAGGCAGAAAAGGAGCCAAGCAGGTATTGTCTGCAAAAGATGCAACTGTACCAGGCATTATTGGTTGGCAAACAAAAAGGCCTTTCAATGCACTTCCTGTAGCTTCAGGACAAGTATCAGAAGCGGAACGGTAATGGAAAACAGTAACCTTCCGATCCGGACCTGGTTGTTGGCCATGACCTTCATCACAGCCACCAAAAAGGGGTTCAGTGCTTCTGAACTGCAAAGACAGCTGGGCATGAAGCGGTACGAACCGGTCTTCAGGATGTACCATAAACTCCGCAAGGTAATGGGGAAACGCGATGATCTTTACAGCCTTGAGGACATGGTGGAGTATGACGAGGCCTTTGTGGGCAAAGCAACAAAAAAGCCACACAAGCTTAAAAGAGGCAGGGGCAGCCAAAAACGGTCAACCGTGGCCGTAATGGCCGAATCAACTGTTTTGGAAGACCTTGAAACCGGTAAGTCAGACAAGAGCTGCAGGTATTTTAAGATGAAGAAGATAAAGAACCTGGAGGCGAAAACAGCCCAGCGTTTGGTAAAGGAATTTATTGACCCAAACTCCGTACTTCAAACAGATATGAACACCACCTTCTCAGACCTGAGTAATTGTATAGATGTGCATGTCAAGGAGATCTCGGGGACAGAAAAGGGGCATTTCAACCTCAAAAGGGCACACATTGCTATCAGTAACTTAAAGAAACACCTGCAGACATACCATATGATAAGTGAACGGATGATGCAAAACTATCTTGACGAGTTCTGTTATAAACTCAACAGAAGATATTTCGGCCAAAATCTATTTGACAGGCTCATCATTGCAGCTATTTATCCATACTGGCATGATTGCGGATAA
- a CDS encoding helix-turn-helix domain-containing protein gives MRKAQFEPLEIDDFETDVYPLPIHLHTYYELVYIKKGNGTHELNHNSFTYKTGDLFIISPEDQHFFNIKKRTHFTFIKFTDSYFSGHKMHRPDALLLSSPEDIMRNKMLKEVKLQMDEPCVSILRNTVENIVAYNCRKDIASSPLVYYQLLSIFGLIREAAQKLSIRIDKGHPGKEELISYIHKHIYEPELLTAQHIARHFHIAPGYFSAYFKRNFDMSYRDYINEYRAKLIEKRLSVPTLTLKEIANEFGFSDASHLNKAFKKYKGVSPSAYKKSMGR, from the coding sequence ATGAGAAAAGCACAGTTTGAACCGCTTGAGATTGATGATTTTGAGACGGATGTTTATCCGTTACCCATTCATCTGCACACCTATTATGAGCTGGTTTACATCAAAAAGGGAAATGGTACGCATGAGCTAAACCATAACAGTTTTACGTACAAAACGGGCGATCTTTTTATCATCAGCCCGGAAGACCAACATTTTTTCAACATTAAAAAGCGAACCCACTTTACGTTCATCAAGTTTACGGACAGCTATTTTTCGGGGCATAAGATGCATCGCCCCGATGCCCTGCTGCTGTCATCACCGGAAGACATCATGCGCAACAAAATGCTGAAAGAAGTAAAACTGCAAATGGACGAACCCTGTGTTTCCATTTTGCGCAACACGGTGGAAAATATCGTGGCCTACAATTGCCGGAAAGATATAGCGTCATCGCCACTGGTATATTACCAACTGTTGTCTATTTTCGGGCTGATACGCGAAGCTGCACAAAAATTGAGCATCCGGATTGACAAAGGGCATCCCGGCAAAGAGGAACTCATCTCGTATATCCACAAACATATTTATGAGCCGGAACTATTGACTGCACAACATATAGCCAGGCATTTCCATATTGCCCCGGGATATTTCAGTGCTTATTTCAAACGGAATTTCGATATGAGTTACCGTGATTACATTAATGAATACCGTGCAAAACTGATCGAAAAACGCTTGTCCGTACCAACACTTACCCTGAAAGAAATTGCCAACGAATTTGGTTTTAGCGATGCCAGCCATTTGAACAAAGCGTTCAAGAAATACAAAGGAGTTAGCCCGAGTGCATATAAGAAATCTATGGGCAGGTAA
- a CDS encoding DoxX family protein: MMNGKYKYGYFFLRLPIAMSLLGHGLVRLPKLQGFSNWMVGLMQNSYLPKPMILGFSYVVPFVEVFTGLFLLIGLFTRQTIYVALTLMALFIFGNTTIENWEPITSQLVHAGYLGMLIMFIQHNDFSLDSKLKK; encoded by the coding sequence ATGATGAACGGAAAGTACAAATACGGTTACTTCTTCCTGCGCCTGCCCATAGCAATGTCGTTGCTCGGGCACGGTCTGGTTCGTTTGCCCAAATTGCAGGGTTTTAGCAATTGGATGGTTGGTCTTATGCAAAATTCCTATTTGCCCAAACCGATGATTCTCGGTTTCAGCTATGTAGTGCCGTTTGTGGAAGTGTTTACGGGCTTGTTCCTGTTGATTGGCTTGTTTACACGGCAAACCATTTACGTAGCCTTGACACTTATGGCATTGTTCATTTTTGGCAATACCACGATTGAAAATTGGGAACCCATTACTTCGCAACTCGTTCACGCAGGTTATTTAGGAATGTTGATAATGTTTATTCAGCACAACGATTTTTCATTGGACAGCAAACTCAAAAAATGA
- a CDS encoding sugar phosphate isomerase/epimerase family protein, producing the protein MAATPVSTKEKNMKKAKIAVITWTYGIDDLETLFAKIKETGFEAVQFSGNYRVHRANDVVATAQKYDIEILSYDPMSFKPFDDEKLTLKDAVKHYSDVIEYAKAIGAPMATLQGLSYWTKEISDYEKAIQFIIEAVRQLDKVAQNLNITLTYEACNQYEIPWVQTADELLRIHSESNAKKLLLVLDSFHMNICETDMLSPLRKIGKLLHSYHVSDSGRSGIGSGHIDYVAQYKVLQEIGFDGYVFFEFVLPEIRPYKLPMNEKQMEKSIQQNKYSIQLWNAIAESSIK; encoded by the coding sequence TTGGCAGCAACGCCTGTTTCAACAAAGGAGAAGAATATGAAAAAAGCGAAAATAGCAGTCATTACCTGGACGTATGGCATTGATGATCTGGAAACCCTGTTTGCAAAAATAAAAGAAACAGGGTTTGAAGCTGTGCAGTTTAGCGGCAATTACCGCGTACATAGAGCGAATGATGTTGTGGCAACAGCCCAAAAATACGACATCGAAATTTTGTCATACGACCCAATGAGTTTTAAACCTTTTGACGATGAAAAGCTGACGTTAAAAGATGCCGTGAAACACTATTCTGATGTTATAGAATACGCCAAAGCCATTGGTGCGCCCATGGCTACGCTGCAAGGACTTTCGTATTGGACAAAAGAAATTTCCGATTACGAAAAGGCAATACAGTTCATCATTGAAGCCGTTCGGCAGTTGGATAAAGTTGCGCAAAATTTAAACATAACATTGACCTACGAAGCCTGCAACCAATACGAAATTCCGTGGGTGCAGACTGCCGATGAATTGTTGCGTATCCACAGTGAATCCAACGCAAAAAAATTGTTGTTGGTGTTGGACAGTTTTCACATGAACATTTGTGAAACCGATATGCTATCGCCACTTCGCAAAATAGGGAAATTGCTGCACAGCTATCACGTTTCCGATTCCGGGCGTAGCGGCATCGGCAGCGGACATATTGATTATGTTGCCCAATACAAAGTATTGCAGGAAATCGGTTTTGACGGTTATGTGTTTTTCGAGTTTGTATTGCCGGAAATCCGTCCGTACAAACTGCCGATGAACGAAAAACAAATGGAAAAATCCATTCAGCAAAACAAATACAGCATTCAATTGTGGAATGCCATTGCCGAAAGTTCAATCAAATAG